A window of Psychroflexus sp. ALD_RP9 contains these coding sequences:
- the deoC gene encoding deoxyribose-phosphate aldolase: MPINQFIDHTALKATTSISDIKQLCEEAKAYHFASVCINPCFVELATELLSNSDVKICTVIGFPLGNTTTKAKVEEARQALKDGATEFDMVINQSFLKSGELDRVKEDISEVKKAVGNNTLKVILEICNLTDEEIKIASVISEKAGANYVKTSTGFGSGGATVEAIKIMKASVSNQVKLKASGGIRDAKTAQMFIDLGVHRLGASSGVAIMNGLTSKDDY, from the coding sequence ATGCCGATTAATCAATTTATAGACCATACGGCTTTAAAAGCCACCACTAGTATTTCAGACATTAAACAACTTTGTGAAGAAGCTAAAGCTTATCATTTTGCAAGTGTTTGTATTAACCCTTGTTTTGTTGAATTAGCAACAGAATTACTATCAAATTCTGATGTTAAAATTTGCACAGTAATTGGTTTTCCACTAGGCAATACAACAACTAAAGCAAAAGTTGAAGAAGCACGTCAGGCCTTAAAAGATGGCGCAACTGAATTTGATATGGTTATTAACCAATCCTTTTTAAAATCTGGTGAATTAGACCGAGTCAAAGAAGATATTTCTGAAGTTAAAAAAGCAGTTGGTAACAACACGCTTAAAGTTATTTTAGAAATTTGTAATTTAACAGACGAAGAAATCAAAATAGCCTCAGTAATTTCAGAAAAAGCTGGTGCAAATTATGTTAAAACTTCAACAGGTTTTGGCAGTGGTGGCGCTACAGTTGAAGCTATTAAAATTATGAAAGCTAGCGTTTCAAATCAAGTTAAACTTAAAGCTTCTGGAGGAATACGTGATGCTAAAACAGCACAAATGTTTATAGATTTAGGCGTACATCGATTAGGCGCTTCTTCAGGTGTTGCAATTATGAATGGTTTAACCTCTAAAGACGATTATTAA
- the ychF gene encoding redox-regulated ATPase YchF, translating to MKAGIVGLPNVGKSTLFNSLSNAKAQSANFPFCTIEPNVGVVNVPDNRLLELESLVNPERVIPATVEIVDIAGLVKGASKGEGLGNQFLGNIRETDAILHVLRCFDDDNVVHVDGKIDPINDKETIDLELQLKDLETVEKKLEKVKRAAKTGQKEAQKELAVLEQLKKGLEEGTSVRAIKIDKDDREAFVKPLQFITDKPVMYVCNVDEKSAVNGNAYVDKVKASVKDEDAEILVLAVGIEADIAELDDFEERQLFLEDIGLEEAGVSKLIRSAYKLLNQQTYFTAGVKEVRAWTVKVGATAPEAAGVIHTDFQKGFIRAEVIKYNDFVTLGSEAKVREAGKLSVEGKEYIVKDGDIMNFRFNV from the coding sequence ATGAAAGCAGGAATTGTTGGTTTACCAAATGTAGGAAAATCTACCTTATTTAACTCTTTATCTAATGCAAAAGCACAAAGTGCAAATTTTCCTTTTTGTACTATTGAACCTAATGTAGGTGTCGTGAACGTTCCCGATAATAGACTACTTGAACTAGAGAGTTTAGTAAATCCAGAGCGAGTAATTCCTGCAACAGTTGAAATTGTTGATATTGCTGGCCTGGTAAAAGGAGCTAGTAAAGGTGAAGGTTTAGGGAATCAATTTTTGGGTAACATAAGAGAAACCGATGCAATTTTACATGTTTTACGTTGCTTTGATGATGATAATGTTGTTCATGTTGATGGTAAAATAGACCCCATAAATGATAAAGAAACTATAGACTTAGAACTTCAATTGAAAGATTTAGAGACAGTCGAAAAAAAACTTGAGAAAGTAAAACGTGCTGCAAAAACCGGCCAAAAAGAAGCTCAAAAAGAACTTGCAGTATTAGAACAACTTAAAAAAGGTTTAGAAGAGGGAACTTCTGTAAGAGCTATAAAAATTGATAAAGACGATCGTGAAGCATTTGTAAAACCTTTACAATTTATTACAGATAAGCCTGTCATGTATGTTTGTAATGTCGACGAAAAATCTGCTGTAAATGGCAATGCTTACGTCGATAAAGTAAAGGCATCAGTAAAAGATGAAGATGCTGAAATTTTGGTTTTAGCAGTAGGTATTGAAGCCGATATAGCCGAATTAGACGATTTTGAAGAACGTCAATTATTTTTAGAAGATATCGGCCTTGAAGAAGCTGGCGTTTCTAAACTTATTCGTTCAGCCTACAAGTTACTTAATCAACAAACATATTTTACGGCAGGCGTAAAAGAAGTTCGAGCCTGGACAGTAAAAGTTGGCGCAACGGCACCTGAAGCCGCAGGCGTTATACACACTGATTTTCAAAAAGGCTTTATTAGAGCAGAAGTGATTAAATATAATGACTTTGTGACTTTAGGAAGTGAAGCAAAAGTTCGTGAAGCAGGAAAGTTAAGTGTTGAAGGGAAAGAATATATCGTAAAAGATGGCGATATCATGAATTTTAGATTTAACGTTTAA